A genome region from Prionailurus bengalensis isolate Pbe53 chromosome B4, Fcat_Pben_1.1_paternal_pri, whole genome shotgun sequence includes the following:
- the ADM2 gene encoding protein ADM2: MARPLPVTFGCISLLCLLLPGTLSRGLGGSQWPAPPREPPAWAPSGGLKPGHPAVQPVVWKLRQALQPQRSANRAPAMGHPLRGGPHRHPGSHRSRAQLLRVGCGLGTCQVHNLSHRLWQLVGSAGPRDSAPVDPSSPHSYG, translated from the exons ATGGCCCGGCCCCTGCCGGTCACATTCGGTTGCATCAGCCTGCTCTGCCTGCTGCTCCCGGGCACACTGTCCCGCGGCCTGGGCGGGAGCCAATGGCCTGCCCCACCTAG ggagcccccagcctgggcccctTCCGGTGGCCTGAAGCCGGGACACCCTGCCGTTCAGCCTGTGGTCTGGAAGCTACGCCAGGCCCTCCAGCCACAGAGGAGCGCCAACCGAGCCCCTGCCATGGGTCACCCTCTCCGGGGTGGCCCCCACCGACACCCGGGCTCCCACAGGTCCCGAGCCCAGCTCCTGAGGGTGGGCTGTGGGCTGGGCACCTGCCAGGTGCACAACCTCAGCCACCGCCTATGGCAGCTGGTTGGGTCAGCCGGCCCACGGGACTCAGCCCCCGTGGACCCCAGCAGCCCCCACAGCTACGGCTGA
- the MIOX gene encoding inositol oxygenase: MKVAVGPDPSLVYRPDVDPEAAKDKGSFRNYTSGPLLDRVFATYKLMHTQQTVDFVRKKHTQFGGFSYKKMTVLEAVAMLDGLVDESDPDVDFPNSFHAFQTAEGIRRAHPDKDWFHLVGLLHDLGKVLVLAGEPQWAVVGDTFPVGCRPQASVVFCDSTFQDNPDLRDPRYSTEFGMYQPHCGLENVLMSWGHDEYMYQMMKFNKFSLPPEAFYVVRFHSFYPWHTGGDYRQLCTEQDLAMLPWVQEFNKFDLYTKSPDLPDADELRPYYQGLIDKYCPGVLSW, translated from the exons ATGAAGGTGGCTGTG GGCCCAGACCCTTCCCTGGTCTACCGGCCCGATGTGGACCCAGAGGCAGCCAAAGACAAGGGCAGCTTCCGAAACTACACC TCTGGCCCGCTGCTGGACCGTGTCTTTGCCACCTACAAGCTTATGCACACGCAGCAGACCGTGGACTTCGTCAGGAAGAAG CACACCCAGTTTGGGGGCTTCTCCTACAAGAAAATGACTGTGCTGGAGGCTGTGGCCATGCTGGACGGGCTGGTGGACGAGTCGGACCCAGACGTGGACTTCCCCAATTCCTTCCACGCCTTCCAGACTGCTGAGGGCATCCGGAGAGCCCACCCTGACAAGG acTGGTTCCACCTCGTGGGGCTGCTGCATGACCTGGGGAAGGTCCTGGTTCTGGCAGGGGAGCCCCAG TGGGCGGTTGTTGGAGACACCTTCCCAGTTGGCTGCCGTCCCCAGGCCTCTGTGGTTTTCTGTGACTCCACCTTCCAGGACAACCCCGACCTCCGGGATCCTCGATACAG CACAGAGTTCGGCATGTACCAGCCCCACTGTGGGCTAGAGAACGTCCTCATGTCCTGGGGCCATGACG AGTACATGTACCAGATGATGAAGTTCAACAAATTCTCTCTCCCGccggag GCCTTCTACGTGGTCCGATTCCACTCCTTCTACCCTTGGCACACGGGTGGCGACTACCGGCAGCTGTGCACTGAGCAGGACCTGGCCATGCTTCCCTGGGTGCAGGAGTTCAA CAAGTTTGACCTCTACACCAAGAGCCCAGATCTGCCGGATGCGGACGAGCTGCGGCCCTACTACCAGGGGCTCATTGACAAGTACTGCCCCGGTGTGCTGAGCTGGTGA
- the LMF2 gene encoding lipase maturation factor 2 isoform X2: protein MAGSRLPRQLFLQGVAAVFMFAFASLYTQIPGLYGAEGILPARKTLRPQGKGRWQQLWETPTLLWEAPQLGLDTTQGLELLSLLGTLLALGALLLRQLRTLLVYLLLWAAYLSAYQVGQVFLYFQWDSLLLETGFLAVLVAPLRPRHRHKQAPQGGLAGALPHEDLPFWLVRWLLFRLMFASGVVKLTSRCPAWWGLTALTYHYETQCLPTPASWFTHHLPVWLHKLCVVATFLIEIAVPPLFFAPVRRLRLAAFYSQVLLQVLIIITGNYNFFNLLTLVLTTALLDDGHLTATPGNSHCKKTASSWPRTLLAVLSLLLEFTIYGLLAYGTVHYFGLEVDWEQHAVHSRTSECQLGGPEGRAGPSLLTPLSLCSFYLPPVFPVAENGDPAHHVAGGGLPHLGTADCPLEVPYSYMEPSTHGRLWTGAHRLFGTVEHLQLANSYGLFRRMTGLGGRPEVVLEGSYDGHRWVEIEFMYKPGNVSRPPPIVAPHQPRLDWQMWFAALGPHSHSPWFTGLVLRLLQGKEPVIRLVQNDVTKYPFHKQPPTYLRAQRYKYWFSHPGEQSQWWRRQWVEEFFPPVSLGDPTLDMLLRQFGLQDKSPPRARSSSNTLARALHWVRRQLSPLEPSTLLWGLLAAVGAIRVVQALHSRPPSPRSSPPGKEEKHRPAPKKDSGAATKRAAPAPDNCTGSSQSPGRKK, encoded by the exons ATGGCGGGCTCCCGGCTCCCGCGACAGCTCTTCCTTCAGGGCGTGGCCGCCGTCTTCATGTTCGCGTTCGCGTCCCTCTACACGCAGATCCCGG GCCTGTATGGTGCCGAGGGCATCCTACCTGCGCGGAAGACGCTGAGGCCACAGGGCAAGGGGCGCTGGCAGCAGCTGTGGGAGACCCCGACCCTGCTGTGGGAGGCTCCGCAGCTCGGGCTAGACACCACGCAGGGCCTGGAGCTGCTGAGCCTGCTGGGCACCCTGCTGGCCCTGGGTGCGCTGCTGCTGCGCCAGCTGCGCACCCTCCTCGTCTACCTGCTGCTCTGGGCTGCCTACCTGTCGGCCTACCAG GTGGGCCAGGTGTTTCTTTATTTCCAGTG GGATTCCCTGCTGCTGGAGACTGGCTTCCTGGCCGTGCTGGTGGCCCCCCTGAGACCGCGCCACCGCCATAAGCAGGCCCCCCAGGGCGGGCTGGCAGGGGCCTTGCCCCACGAAGACCTCCCCTTCTGGCTGGTCCGCTGGCTGCTGTTTCGCCTCATGTTTGCCTCGGGTGTGGTCAAGCTCACCAGCCGTTGCCCCGCTTGGTGGGGGCTTACTG CACTCACCTACCACTACGAGACACAGTGCCTGCCCacacctgcttcctggttcaccCACCACCTGCCCGTCTGGCTGCACAAACTATGTGTGGTGGCCACCTTCCTCATTGAGATCGCAGTGCCCCCCCTGTTCTTCGCCCCTGTTCGCCGCCTGCGTTTGGCAGCTTTCTACTCTCAG GTTTTGCTGCAAGTCCTCATTATCATCACTGGCAACTATAACTTCTTCAACCTGCTCACGCTGGTGCTCACCACCGCTCTTCTGGATGATGGGCACCTGACTGCTACACCTGGCAACAGCCACTGCAAAAAGACAGCCAGTT CCTGGCCCAGGACGCTGCTGGCTGTGCTGTCTCTGCTCTTGGAATTCACCATCTACGGGCTGCTAGCCTATGGTACCGTGCACTACTTCGGCCTGGAAGTCGACTGGGAGCAGCATGCTGTCCACTCCAGAACCAGTGAGTGCCAGCTGGGGGGACCAGAGGGCAGAGCTGGACCGTCCCTCCTCACACCCCTTTCCCTCTGCAGCTTTTACCTTCCACCAGTTTTCCCAGTGGCTGAAAACGGTGACCCTGCCCACCATGTGGCTGGGGGTGGCCTCCCTCACCTGGGAACTGCTGACTGCCCTCTGGAG GTGCCATACTCCTACATGGAACCCTCAACCCACGGGCGACTCTGGACTGGGGCCCACCGCCTGTTCGGCACCGTAGAGCACCTACAGCTGGCTAACTCCTACGGCCTCTTCCGCCGGATGACCGGTCTGGGTGGGCGGCCCGAAGTGGTGCTGGAGGGCAGCTATGACGGGCACCGCTGGGTG GAGATCGAGTTCATGTACAAGCCCGGGAACGTGAGCCGGCCACCCCCCATCGTGGCGCCCCACCAGCCCCGCCTCGACTGGCAGATGTGGTTCGCAGCCTTGGGCCCACACTCTCACAGCCCCTGGTTCACGGGCCTGGTCCTGCGCCTGCTGCAGGGCAAGGAGCCTG TGATCCGCCTCGTCCAGAACGACGTGACTAAGTACCCCTTCCACAAGCAGCCACCCACCTACTTGCGGGCCCAGCGCTACAAGTACTGGTTCTCACATCCTGGGGAGCAGAG CCAGTGGTGGCGACGCCAGTGGGTAGAGGAATTCTTCCCACCAGTGTCCTTGGGGGACCCAACGCTGGACATGCTGCTCAGACAGTTTGGCCTTCAG GACAAGAGCCCACCCCGAGCCCGCAGCTCCAGCAACACCCTGGCCCGGGCCCTCCACTGGGTCCGGAGACAGCTGTCTCCCCTGGAGCCTTCCACCCTGCTCTGGGGGCTCCTCGCCGCAGTGGGGGCCATCAGGGTCGTGCAGGCCCTGCACTCAAGGCCTCCTTCCCCCCGGTCTTCCCCTccggggaaggaggagaagcacAGGCCAGCCCCGAAGAAGGACTCTGGAGCTGCCACCAAACGAgctgccccagcccctgacaactgTACGGGCAGTTCCCAGTCTCCAGGGAGGAAAAAATAG
- the LMF2 gene encoding lipase maturation factor 2 isoform X1 — protein sequence MAGSRLPRQLFLQGVAAVFMFAFASLYTQIPGLYGAEGILPARKTLRPQGKGRWQQLWETPTLLWEAPQLGLDTTQGLELLSLLGTLLALGALLLRQLRTLLVYLLLWAAYLSAYQVGQVFLYFQWDSLLLETGFLAVLVAPLRPRHRHKQAPQGGLAGALPHEDLPFWLVRWLLFRLMFASGVVKLTSRCPAWWGLTALTYHYETQCLPTPASWFTHHLPVWLHKLCVVATFLIEIAVPPLFFAPVRRLRLAAFYSQVLLQVLIIITGNYNFFNLLTLVLTTALLDDGHLTATPGNSHCKKTASSWPRTLLAVLSLLLEFTIYGLLAYGTVHYFGLEVDWEQHAVHSRTTFTFHQFSQWLKTVTLPTMWLGVASLTWELLTALWRWTQVRGWPRRLCTAVQLLIFGTATVALFVISLVPYSYMEPSTHGRLWTGAHRLFGTVEHLQLANSYGLFRRMTGLGGRPEVVLEGSYDGHRWVEIEFMYKPGNVSRPPPIVAPHQPRLDWQMWFAALGPHSHSPWFTGLVLRLLQGKEPVIRLVQNDVTKYPFHKQPPTYLRAQRYKYWFSHPGEQSQWWRRQWVEEFFPPVSLGDPTLDMLLRQFGLQDKSPPRARSSSNTLARALHWVRRQLSPLEPSTLLWGLLAAVGAIRVVQALHSRPPSPRSSPPGKEEKHRPAPKKDSGAATKRAAPAPDNCTGSSQSPGRKK from the exons ATGGCGGGCTCCCGGCTCCCGCGACAGCTCTTCCTTCAGGGCGTGGCCGCCGTCTTCATGTTCGCGTTCGCGTCCCTCTACACGCAGATCCCGG GCCTGTATGGTGCCGAGGGCATCCTACCTGCGCGGAAGACGCTGAGGCCACAGGGCAAGGGGCGCTGGCAGCAGCTGTGGGAGACCCCGACCCTGCTGTGGGAGGCTCCGCAGCTCGGGCTAGACACCACGCAGGGCCTGGAGCTGCTGAGCCTGCTGGGCACCCTGCTGGCCCTGGGTGCGCTGCTGCTGCGCCAGCTGCGCACCCTCCTCGTCTACCTGCTGCTCTGGGCTGCCTACCTGTCGGCCTACCAG GTGGGCCAGGTGTTTCTTTATTTCCAGTG GGATTCCCTGCTGCTGGAGACTGGCTTCCTGGCCGTGCTGGTGGCCCCCCTGAGACCGCGCCACCGCCATAAGCAGGCCCCCCAGGGCGGGCTGGCAGGGGCCTTGCCCCACGAAGACCTCCCCTTCTGGCTGGTCCGCTGGCTGCTGTTTCGCCTCATGTTTGCCTCGGGTGTGGTCAAGCTCACCAGCCGTTGCCCCGCTTGGTGGGGGCTTACTG CACTCACCTACCACTACGAGACACAGTGCCTGCCCacacctgcttcctggttcaccCACCACCTGCCCGTCTGGCTGCACAAACTATGTGTGGTGGCCACCTTCCTCATTGAGATCGCAGTGCCCCCCCTGTTCTTCGCCCCTGTTCGCCGCCTGCGTTTGGCAGCTTTCTACTCTCAG GTTTTGCTGCAAGTCCTCATTATCATCACTGGCAACTATAACTTCTTCAACCTGCTCACGCTGGTGCTCACCACCGCTCTTCTGGATGATGGGCACCTGACTGCTACACCTGGCAACAGCCACTGCAAAAAGACAGCCAGTT CCTGGCCCAGGACGCTGCTGGCTGTGCTGTCTCTGCTCTTGGAATTCACCATCTACGGGCTGCTAGCCTATGGTACCGTGCACTACTTCGGCCTGGAAGTCGACTGGGAGCAGCATGCTGTCCACTCCAGAACCA CTTTTACCTTCCACCAGTTTTCCCAGTGGCTGAAAACGGTGACCCTGCCCACCATGTGGCTGGGGGTGGCCTCCCTCACCTGGGAACTGCTGACTGCCCTCTGGAG gtggACCCAGGTGCGAGGGTGGCCgaggaggctctgcactgcagtCCAGCTGCTCATCTTCGGCACTGCCACGGTGGCCTTGTTTGTGATCAGCCTG GTGCCATACTCCTACATGGAACCCTCAACCCACGGGCGACTCTGGACTGGGGCCCACCGCCTGTTCGGCACCGTAGAGCACCTACAGCTGGCTAACTCCTACGGCCTCTTCCGCCGGATGACCGGTCTGGGTGGGCGGCCCGAAGTGGTGCTGGAGGGCAGCTATGACGGGCACCGCTGGGTG GAGATCGAGTTCATGTACAAGCCCGGGAACGTGAGCCGGCCACCCCCCATCGTGGCGCCCCACCAGCCCCGCCTCGACTGGCAGATGTGGTTCGCAGCCTTGGGCCCACACTCTCACAGCCCCTGGTTCACGGGCCTGGTCCTGCGCCTGCTGCAGGGCAAGGAGCCTG TGATCCGCCTCGTCCAGAACGACGTGACTAAGTACCCCTTCCACAAGCAGCCACCCACCTACTTGCGGGCCCAGCGCTACAAGTACTGGTTCTCACATCCTGGGGAGCAGAG CCAGTGGTGGCGACGCCAGTGGGTAGAGGAATTCTTCCCACCAGTGTCCTTGGGGGACCCAACGCTGGACATGCTGCTCAGACAGTTTGGCCTTCAG GACAAGAGCCCACCCCGAGCCCGCAGCTCCAGCAACACCCTGGCCCGGGCCCTCCACTGGGTCCGGAGACAGCTGTCTCCCCTGGAGCCTTCCACCCTGCTCTGGGGGCTCCTCGCCGCAGTGGGGGCCATCAGGGTCGTGCAGGCCCTGCACTCAAGGCCTCCTTCCCCCCGGTCTTCCCCTccggggaaggaggagaagcacAGGCCAGCCCCGAAGAAGGACTCTGGAGCTGCCACCAAACGAgctgccccagcccctgacaactgTACGGGCAGTTCCCAGTCTCCAGGGAGGAAAAAATAG
- the LMF2 gene encoding lipase maturation factor 2 isoform X3, which yields MAGSRLPRQLFLQGVAAVFMFAFASLYTQIPGLYGAEGILPARKTLRPQGKGRWQQLWETPTLLWEAPQLGLDTTQGLELLSLLGTLLALGALLLRQLRTLLVYLLLWAAYLSAYQVGQVFLYFQWDSLLLETGFLAVLVAPLRPRHRHKQAPQGGLAGALPHEDLPFWLVRWLLFRLMFASGVVKLTSRCPAWWGLTALTYHYETQCLPTPASWFTHHLPVWLHKLCVVATFLIEIAVPPLFFAPVRRLRLAAFYSQVLLQVLIIITGNYNFFNLLTLVLTTALLDDGHLTATPGNSHCKKTASSWPRTLLAVLSLLLEFTIYGLLAYGTVHYFGLEVDWEQHAVHSRTTFTFHQFSQWLKTVTLPTMWLGVASLTWELLTALWRWTQVRGWPRRLCTAVQLLIFGTATVALFVISLVPYSYMEPSTHGRLWTGAHRLFGTVEHLQLANSYGLFRRMTGLGGRPEVVLEGSYDGHRWVEIEFMYKPGNVSRPPPIVAPHQPRLDWQMWFAALGPHSHSPWFTGLVLRLLQGKEPATHLLAGPALQVLVLTSWGAEPVVATPVGRGILPTSVLGGPNAGHAAQTVWPSGQEPTPSPQLQQHPGPGPPLGPETAVSPGAFHPALGAPRRSGGHQGRAGPALKASFPPVFPSGEGGEAQASPEEGLWSCHQTSCPSP from the exons ATGGCGGGCTCCCGGCTCCCGCGACAGCTCTTCCTTCAGGGCGTGGCCGCCGTCTTCATGTTCGCGTTCGCGTCCCTCTACACGCAGATCCCGG GCCTGTATGGTGCCGAGGGCATCCTACCTGCGCGGAAGACGCTGAGGCCACAGGGCAAGGGGCGCTGGCAGCAGCTGTGGGAGACCCCGACCCTGCTGTGGGAGGCTCCGCAGCTCGGGCTAGACACCACGCAGGGCCTGGAGCTGCTGAGCCTGCTGGGCACCCTGCTGGCCCTGGGTGCGCTGCTGCTGCGCCAGCTGCGCACCCTCCTCGTCTACCTGCTGCTCTGGGCTGCCTACCTGTCGGCCTACCAG GTGGGCCAGGTGTTTCTTTATTTCCAGTG GGATTCCCTGCTGCTGGAGACTGGCTTCCTGGCCGTGCTGGTGGCCCCCCTGAGACCGCGCCACCGCCATAAGCAGGCCCCCCAGGGCGGGCTGGCAGGGGCCTTGCCCCACGAAGACCTCCCCTTCTGGCTGGTCCGCTGGCTGCTGTTTCGCCTCATGTTTGCCTCGGGTGTGGTCAAGCTCACCAGCCGTTGCCCCGCTTGGTGGGGGCTTACTG CACTCACCTACCACTACGAGACACAGTGCCTGCCCacacctgcttcctggttcaccCACCACCTGCCCGTCTGGCTGCACAAACTATGTGTGGTGGCCACCTTCCTCATTGAGATCGCAGTGCCCCCCCTGTTCTTCGCCCCTGTTCGCCGCCTGCGTTTGGCAGCTTTCTACTCTCAG GTTTTGCTGCAAGTCCTCATTATCATCACTGGCAACTATAACTTCTTCAACCTGCTCACGCTGGTGCTCACCACCGCTCTTCTGGATGATGGGCACCTGACTGCTACACCTGGCAACAGCCACTGCAAAAAGACAGCCAGTT CCTGGCCCAGGACGCTGCTGGCTGTGCTGTCTCTGCTCTTGGAATTCACCATCTACGGGCTGCTAGCCTATGGTACCGTGCACTACTTCGGCCTGGAAGTCGACTGGGAGCAGCATGCTGTCCACTCCAGAACCA CTTTTACCTTCCACCAGTTTTCCCAGTGGCTGAAAACGGTGACCCTGCCCACCATGTGGCTGGGGGTGGCCTCCCTCACCTGGGAACTGCTGACTGCCCTCTGGAG gtggACCCAGGTGCGAGGGTGGCCgaggaggctctgcactgcagtCCAGCTGCTCATCTTCGGCACTGCCACGGTGGCCTTGTTTGTGATCAGCCTG GTGCCATACTCCTACATGGAACCCTCAACCCACGGGCGACTCTGGACTGGGGCCCACCGCCTGTTCGGCACCGTAGAGCACCTACAGCTGGCTAACTCCTACGGCCTCTTCCGCCGGATGACCGGTCTGGGTGGGCGGCCCGAAGTGGTGCTGGAGGGCAGCTATGACGGGCACCGCTGGGTG GAGATCGAGTTCATGTACAAGCCCGGGAACGTGAGCCGGCCACCCCCCATCGTGGCGCCCCACCAGCCCCGCCTCGACTGGCAGATGTGGTTCGCAGCCTTGGGCCCACACTCTCACAGCCCCTGGTTCACGGGCCTGGTCCTGCGCCTGCTGCAGGGCAAGGAGCCTG CCACCCACCTACTTGCGGGCCCAGCGCTACAAGTACTGGTTCTCACATCCTGGGGAGCAGAG CCAGTGGTGGCGACGCCAGTGGGTAGAGGAATTCTTCCCACCAGTGTCCTTGGGGGACCCAACGCTGGACATGCTGCTCAGACAGTTTGGCCTTCAG GACAAGAGCCCACCCCGAGCCCGCAGCTCCAGCAACACCCTGGCCCGGGCCCTCCACTGGGTCCGGAGACAGCTGTCTCCCCTGGAGCCTTCCACCCTGCTCTGGGGGCTCCTCGCCGCAGTGGGGGCCATCAGGGTCGTGCAGGCCCTGCACTCAAGGCCTCCTTCCCCCCGGTCTTCCCCTccggggaaggaggagaagcacAGGCCAGCCCCGAAGAAGGACTCTGGAGCTGCCACCAAACGAgctgccccagcccctga